In Planococcus shixiaomingii, the DNA window CTGGACATTACAGCAGCCGGCCATTTACTGGCAGGCGAAACCATAGAAGACGGCATCCGGGAAATCGAGGAAGAATTAGGGGTTGCAGTTTCGTTTGAAGAGTTGATTCCGTTGGGCGTCATTAAAGACCAAATCCATCAAACCGATTTGCTCGATAACGAACGATGCCATGTTTTTCTATACAAAGCAACAGAAAACATTGACGCAAGGTATGAGTTGCGAAAAGAGGAAGTAGCCGGTATTGTAACGGTGGATTTTCAAAGGTTTTATGATTTGTGCCAGAGGCTGGAGATGGAGATTCTTGTTAAAGGGTTTTCAATAACGGAAAACGGACAAAAAACAGCGATCAGCAAAAGCATCAGTCTAAAAGATCTGGTTCCGCACAGCCCAGCATATTTAAAGCAAGTAGCGGATAGGATCCAACAAGCATTAAGTCAGTAAAAGAATTTTTGAAAACGTAAGAGAATAAAAGACCCCCTCTGCTCACAGAGGGGGTCTTGCTTTGGTTATTTAGTGAAAAATGCGCCATAATGGCGGCTGAAAGCTACTGCAAAGTCTCCGCGTGTCATTTGTTGGGCCGGAGAAAATGCCGCTTCAACAGTAGGTTTCAAATCGTACTTCCCTTGAGTAACCGAGAAAGTGGCGTTCAAAATATTTAAGTCTAAGGCTACTTGGACATACCCTTTCAAGTGGGAAGGAATAGTTGCTTGGTCTTTAATAACCACTCGTTGGTCTTTGTATTGAACTGTTACGTCACCGTTAAAAGCCTCCGCTTGTTTTTGAAGCCCCAAGCTTTGGACAAGAGAGTAGGCAAGTTCAGCTTTGGTAACAGTTCCTTTAGGATCAAAAGCTCCGTTTGCTTTAGGCAGCATAACGCCTTTAGCCGAGTGGTTGGCATCTCTGAAAGCAGCTCCTTTTGCAACGACTGCTTCTGCAAATGGGCGGACTGTTTCTGGAACATCAGTAAAGCTTGCAGTCTTAGGCGAAGATTGGCGAATTTCAGCTCCCATAACCAAGTAGTTTGCTAACTCTGCTCTTGTCAGTTTTGCGTCTGGCTTAAATGCACCGCTCGCATAAGAATCGAACAATCTGTTTTCAATCCCCATAACAATGGCAGCTTCAGCCGGGTGGCCGGAAATATCCGACAAACCTGTAATGTTTCCTGTTTTAGTAAAAGCGATCGAACCCTTTACTGTTTCAGGAAAAGCAAGGCCGATAGGGTTAAGGGCATTGCCTTTAAGGCCACGCACTTCTAGTTTCCATTTTCCTGGAACCGGGCTGTTGACAATGACAGTCCGGTCATAGGCGGTAGGAAACAACAAGCTGACGCCTGAACTGAACTCTGTACCGTCTGGAGCAATGAGCACTAAGTTTACAGGGTTTCCTGTTTGCTCAAGAAGTCCTGCAGCATTTGCTTTGGCGGAGACAATTGAAGTGCCGGACTCTACTGTGAAGTTGTGTTGATTACTGACAGCAACCGTATAGTCTACCGCGAAATCTTCCCGTGTTGTATCTGTAGTGACGTTTGCATTAAAATCTTTCGTGCTGTTCAATGTAGCGCCGTAGACATTGCTGTTGAATACAGCATCGAGTGCAGCATAGGCATTCACATAACCTGAACCAACTTCCCATGTTTCATAACCAGGCATGTTTGTTGCCGTTTGCTGCAATGTGTTTTTCACATCGTCAGGAGAAAGCGTTGGATCTGCTTCTAAAAGCAAGGCTGTAATACCGGCCACATGCGGTGTGGCCATTGATGTCCCGCTCATTGTTGTGTAGTAAGGGAGGTGGGCGGGTTCAAGTGTTGCTGCATCCTGTTCAGCAGCTAAAGAAGTTATCGGTGAAACAGTACGAGTAGAAACAATATCAACACCCGGTGCCACTAATGACGGGGCATCTTCCCACGTCCAAGTTTTCCCGTCCATTTCAAAAGTTCCGCCGACACCTTTTGTTCCTCTCGAAGAAAAGTCTGCCAAGGTGCCATCTTTTTCACCGGCACCTACAGAAATGACCCATGGTGCTTTAGCATAAGGGTTGTGCGTATCTGCGCCGGGACCTTCATTGCCCGCCGCGAACAGTACAACAATACCGCGGTCGTATGCTTTCTTACTTACGATATTGATCGGATGGTTTGGATCAAAATCGCCCGAAGAACCCCAAGAGTTTGTAATTACGCGGATATTGTATTCTCTTTGGTGGGTGATTGCATAGTCAAATCCGCCGATGCCGTCCAGGACGAAAAGTGCGGCACCTGAACCATAACCGATCAAGTCGGCACCTGGAGCAGCGCCTGCATATTTGCCGCCGGATAACGCGCCTGTACCGCCGACAGTACCCGCAACATGTGTTCCATGGCCAGAGTTAGTATCCGTGTTAGCAATATTTTCAGTATAAGAGATTGGAACAATTCCAGTACCTTGTAAATTTGTCGAGCCTAATACGTTTTGAACCAAGTTTTTGCCTAATTCGTGATCTTTATGAGTGCCGTCCACACCGCTATCGTTGACTACGACACCGACTCCTTTTCCGGAAACCGGGAATCCGCCATTTTGTTTTTGGAAGGCAGCATCCGCTTGCGCTTTGTCGACTCCCGTAATGGCTGTAGCGTCCGAATTAAAATAGTTTAGCTTTTCATTTAAATAAACGGATTGAACATCTTCGTGTTGAGCCAGCTGCTCAACTTGCTGCTTTGTAGCAACCGCTCCTACAATAGGAAGGCTTTGCATGGAAACTGCTGATTGAATGCCCAGTTTGTTGATGAGGTCTAACTGCGATGCTGTTGGTTTCTGATCGCCGCGAAAAGTTATTATTACTTGTGCTGCGGCTTTATCATCTAAAGCCGACCATACTTTTTCTTCTACTACCGTCTTGCCGGTGGTGATAAGATCGTTGGCATGCGCAGTAGAAAACGCGGGAAAGATTAAAAAAATCATCATAATACTCAATAATAGCTTTTTCATTCCTCATCCTCTTTTCGTAATAGTTTGAAAACTTATACTATTATTATTGCTTGAACGCAGCTGTTTTCCTATTCCTCTTAAGATGTATCTTAAAAAACAAAGGAACTACCGGGATTACTACTAATGCAGTATTTATAAAAAGAAAAGTTTACCCCCGCTTTGTTCGGGGGTAAACTGGCGTTTTGTTTTATTCGGCGAGAGCCGGGGCTTTCAAAAGTGTCATCGCTTGATAAGCATTTACATAGCCGGCGCCGACTTCCCAAGCTGCATAGCCGTCCATTGGAGTAGCGCTTTGCTGCAATAAACTCTTGATTTCTGAAGACGAGAGGGTAGGCTCAGCTTCAAGCAGCAAAGCGATGATGCCAGCGACATGTGGCGCGGCCATCGATGTTCCGCTGAAGGTTGTGTAATACGGCAAATGAGCTGGCGAAATATTGGCCGCATCTTTCTGCAAGCTTAAAGGTGAAAGCGGTGAAAGAACGCGCGTAGAAATGATATCTACTCCAGGCGCGGTTACAGTTGGCTGGTCCGCCCATTGGAACGTTTGCCCGTCCACAACGACAGTACCGCCTTTGTCTTTGACGCCTCTAGAAGAAAAGTCAGCTAGCTTTTTGTTTTTGTCTCCGGCTGCAACAGTCACAACCCAGGGCGCTTTTTTGTAATTGCCGGAAATGGTTGATTCTCCGGGACCGGAATTTCCGGCAGAAAAGACGGTCGTAATTCCGCGGTCATACAGTTTTTTTGTTGCGATGTTGATCGGGTGGTTCGGATCGAAATCCGTGTTTGAATCGCTTGTATCTCCCCATGAATTGGTGATAACGCGAATGTTGTATTCCTGCTGATGAGTAAGGGCGTAATCAAATCCGCCAATTGTATCTAAAATCGCAACTGCAGCTCCAGAACCGTAACCAATTAAGTTCGCTCCAGGTGCAGCACCTTCGTATTTTCCGCCGGACATGGCGCCGGTGCCGCCGACGATGCCCGCTACATGCGTGCCATGGCCTGAAGTTGAATCAGTATTTGGCACGTTCTCCAAGTAAGTGATAGGAGCAAAGCCAAGCGTGCTATTCAAGTTTGTGCTGGCCAAGACGTTCTGTTTTAAGTTGCGGCCAAGCTGGTGGTCTTTATGTGTCCCGTCGACTCCGCTGTCATTAATGACGACACCAATGTTTTTACCTGTAAGTGGAAATCCGCCATTGGCAGCCTGGAATGCGCTGTCTTGGCGTACTTGGTCAACGCCTGTTATGGCGGTGGACGTCTCATTTTCGTATTGTAAAGGAGCGTTATAATAAATGGATTGAATGCTGTCTACCGTTGAAAGCTTCGTAATTTGGTCTTTCGTCAACAAGGCTCCGACAAAAGGGAGATTCTCAAACACAACGCCATTCTTAACCCCGAGATTTTGAAGTGAGAGAAGGTGTGCTTTTTCTACTTTGTCCGTCTTCTTGAACGTAATGATCACTTCGACTGGCTTAGAAACTTCTTTCAGCAGCTGTGCCAGTTTCAAATCAACGACGGGGCCTTCAGCGGCCGATACATAGTGGCGCTCGGTTGAAAACGAAAAGAAAACAAGGCTGAATACCAAATAAAAAATCCCGACAAAACTCAATTTCTTTTTCATGACAGAACCGCTCCCTTTTTCGAAATAGTAAATCTATTTTATCTTGTCATGGATGGTTAATATAAACTATTAGGCATCGGGCGTATTCGGACTACGCAAAAAGACGTCTCTCACTACTACTTAAGTAGTAATGAGAGACGCCTTTACTTTACAGCAAGGGTACCAATTGGTTTTGAACCGCGTAAATGATGGCTTGGGAGCGGCTTTTCACGTCCAATTTTTTAAAGATGTTGCTGACATGGATTTTCACCGTTTTGTCGCTGATGTAAAGCCGGTCCGCGATTTCCTTGTTGGATAATCCCTCGACTAGCCCTAACAGAACTTCCATTTCTCTCGGAGAAAGTGCGTTATCTTCTGACTTATTTTCTGTTTGGTGAAGAGACAGCAACTTTTTGGTCATTATAGCAGGAATGACGGATTCTCCGTTGCTTACCGTCCGGATGGCGGAAATGACATCTGCCGAAGGTGAGTCTTTCAGCAAATAGGCATCTGCTCCTTCCCGAATGGCCGCCATAAAGTACTCGTCGTTTTTGTACATCGTCAATACAATGATTTTAATGGAAGGATAATTGCTTTTCACCCATTTCGTCAATTCGATGCCATTCATGTCCGGCATGTTGATGTCCATCATGATGACGTCTGGGTCTAATTGCGGCAGCATCTGCATTAACTGCCCGCTTCCCGTCACTTCTCCGACCACTTTCATATCGCTTTCTTGTCCAATTAAGGTTTTTAATCCATCTCTTAAAATGGCATGATCGTCTACTAAAATTACTTCTATCAAACCCGTATTCCTCCTCTAGATCCCACCAAAGGGATTTTCACCACGATTTCCGTTCCTTCTTTTTCACTGCTTTCGATTTGCAGGGTGGCATTCACTTTGTCCGCATCTTCGTTCATTTGAAGAATGCCATAATGCGGTTCTTTCATGGCGGTTGTCATGGCTTGGTACAGCGAAAAACCGATTCCGTCGTCTTTGACCTTTAGAAAAACATGGTCTTCTGCATACCTTAATAAAATAGTGAGATTCGACGCTTTTGCATGCTTTATGCAATTTTGTATGCTTTCTTGGATAATGGAGAAAACAACTTTTTCCACAAGTAAGTTTAATTTGCTTTGGTGGCCTTGGCTTTCAAAAGAAATATTGATTCCGACATCACCATTTTGTTTTACTTCGGCAATTTTCCTTTTTATGGCCAAATGAAGCCCCAGTTGTTCGGTCGGGTAGGGGCGCAGTGCATAAATGGAATCCCGGATTTCTTTTAAGCCTGCTCTAAGAATTTTATTGTTGTCATTGATGAGCCATTGGGCATCTTTTGGGTGAGAAAAGATTTTTTTCGCAGCTGTATCATATTTCATGATAACACCCGCTAAAATTTGAGCGATTCCGTCGTGGATGTCGTGCGCAATCCGATTGCGTTCTTCCAGCAAAAGCCGTTGTTCTTTTTCTGAAAACAGCATTTGCGTCTTCAGGAAAATAGCCAGCTGGTTGGCGATGGTGGCGATGGAATGGACGTCTTCGACGATAAAACTGTTGGTGCGCATTTTTGCCATGATCAAGCATCCGACCTGGTCGTTATCCAAAACCAGGGGAGCATAAACCAGTGCCTGGATGGTTTTACTGAAATAAGGAGCAAGCGGCGCTTGATGCAAGTCTTCTTTATTGAAAACCTTCAGCGTTGTTACTTGGTTCAGTGCCTCGAACTCCTGGAACTGATGCGGATTTAAATCAAGGGTTCCTTCTGATATAGCGAGCTGCCATTTTCCTTTCTCATCTCGGGTGAATAAGAAGCTTTCTTCGTAAGAAACGACTGCACTTATCAATCGCTTAATGTCTTCTTCCCACTCTTTCACGGGTATGACTTTGTTAAGTTCAGAAGAAAAATGGAACAGCGCTTTGAGCCGCTGTTTGTCAGCGCGCAGTCGGATGATGATCGAACTGATAATAGCTAGGAAAATTAAAGGAGAGAGGAAGAAAAAATAAGAAAATATATCCACGTCTCCGCGGTTTTGATTGCCTAAAAAATGAAGAAGAAAGCCGTATACCAAGGAAATCGAAAAACTTAAAAGCTCACCGCGCCCTTTTTCAAGCCAGATAGGCAACGTATACTTTTCTGGGCGAAGCAGCAAAACAAAGTCGACGATTAAATTGTTAATGAGATAAAATGAGCCTAAAAACAGCAGGAACGACAAAGCGATTGCCGCAGTTTCGGAAACATCGAGCAGCGGTGTGACCCATGTTCTCAACAGGTGGGCCAATGTTAAACTAAGCACCAATTGAGCCGGGTTGAAAAAAATGATGCGGATCGGCCGTTTGTTTAGCAGCGTCGTCAACAACACACCGAGAAAATAAAGCAAGACGACCAGTTCTATCCCGTAAATTAAGTAAGTCAGGTAAACGACCGGAAACGTAAGAGAAGAATTTCCTTTTCGAAAAGGCATCGGGAAATATTCGCAAATAAAGATAAAGGCCAGTAAAAAGAGCAATTCGAAAGGTTCTTCAATCACAGGCAGATTAAACAGTGCAAATGCTGCAGTCGCCCAACCGAGAAAAGAAATTGCCATCATAAAAAGCGGAGCCGAATAATGCCGATAAGGTTTATGTTTCACTCAAAGCCCATCCATTCTGTAGTAGCATCTTCTAAGAATTTCCGGAAACATAGAAAACTTTGTTCCCGGAAATTCCTTAACTTATTTAAATAGCTGCGGAATACCATTGGTTAAAGTGTAAATACCCATCCAAGCCATAGCGATGACAATGATTACGCCAACGATGGTCATCCAAAGCGGGTGTTTGTAATCGCCTACGATTTTTGCTTTATGCGCCGCAACAAGCATTACCCCGAGGGCGATTGGCAAAATCAAACCGTTCAGCGATCCCACGAGCACCAATATCAACACTGGCTGGCCGACTATGACAAAGACAAGGGTAGAAACCAAGATGAAGCCGATGATTATGTGGCGGTTATACTTTTCAAGTATTGGGCTAAATGTCCGGATGAACGATACGGACGTATAGGCGGCTCCGACAACTGAAGTAATGGCGGCTGCCCATAAGACGACGCCGAAAATCTTATAGCCGATATTTCCGGCAGCCAGCTGAAAAACAGAAGCTGGCGGGTTGTCCGGATCAAGCGTTAGTCCTTGGGATACAACACCTAGAACTGCCAAAAACAAGATAACGCGCATGAGAGAGGCGATACCAATCGCGTATATGGAACTGCGCGTCACTTGGGGCAATGCTGCTCGGCCGGTTAGCCCGGCATCAATCAGCCGGTGTCCGCCCGCGAAACTGATATAGCCGCCGACTGTTCCGCCGACCAGCGTCACGATGGCAAAAATATCGATGGTGTCCGGAGCAAAAGTTTTGACAACAGCTTCACCATAAGGCGGATTGGAGACGATCATGACGTAAACCGTCAAACCGATCATGACAAAGCCTAGAATTTGCGCGAAGCGATCCATGGCTCTCCCGGCTTCTTTAACTACAAAAATACCGATTGCCAAAGCGCAGCTCAGTATGGCCCCGGTTTTAGCAGAAAGACCAAACAGGACGTTGACCCCAAGACCAGCGCCGGCAATATTGCCGATATTAAAAGCCAGCCCTCCGAGTGCCACTAAGAAAGCAAGGAAATAACCAAGCCCAGGCAAGACATCGTTCGCAATATCCTGTGCCCGTTTCCCCGATACGGCAATGATGCGCCAAATATTTGATTGAGCGCCGATATCAATAAGGACGGAAATTAAAATAACAAAGCCGAATGAAGCGAGAAGAGTGTCTGTAAAGACAGTGGTCTGCGTCAAGAAACCCGGTCCGATGGCGGAAGTGGCCATGAGAAAAGCGGCACCGAGCAAAATGCTGCGGTTCTTATTTTTCATGTAAACTCACCCCTTTGATTTTGTGGTTACATAAATTTCTTTACTTTCACAACTTCAATGCCTGTTTCACGGAGAGTTCTGGAAATCTCAATTGCAAATTCAAGTGCCGTCGCCCCGTCACCGTGGATGCAGATGGTGTCAGCTTGAATTTCTACATCTTGGTTTTCAACTGTCTGTACTTTGTTTTCTTTCACCATCCGCACCACTTGGCGGATGGCAACTTGCGGGTCGGTGATCAAGGCGTTAGATTGAATCCGTGGCGTCAAGGTGCCATCCGGTTGATAAGTCCGATCGGAAAATACTTCATTTGCTGTGCGCAAGCCGATGTTTTGGCCCGCTTTAACGATTTCGCTGCCCGATAGGCCAAATAACACCAGTTCCGGATCAATCTTGTAAACCGCTTCGGCAATCGCTCGGGACAGCTCGGCATTTTTAGCCGCCATATTGTAAAGTGCACCGTGCGCTTTGACATGCTGCAAACGTGCGCCTTCCGCTTGGACAAAGCCGTGTAAGGCGCCAATTTGGTATACGGTAAGGTCATATGCTTCTTGCGGTGAAATCGCCATATTGCGCCGGCCAAAGCCGACCAGGTCTTGAAGTCCGGGATGGGCACCGATGCCGACTTCTTTTTCGAGCGCGAGCTGTACGGTTTTTCGCATAGTTGCTGGATCACCGGCATGAAAGCCGCACGCGATATTGGCAGAAGTTACATAGTCCAATATGTCGGCATCATGGCCCATCGTATAGGCGCCAAAACTTTCGCCCATGTCACAGTTCAAATCCACTTTATAGGTCATTTCCATTCCTCCCATTTTAGTTGGATGCTGATTTTCAACTGTCGGATTTTTTGCTCTTGCTCCATCCAAAGTTGCTGAGCTTCTTCAAGCGAGATTTCCTGGAAACGGAGACGATTGCCTGGCTTGAGCTGAGAGACCAGCGGCAAATCGACTGATGCAACCTGACCGATTTTCGGATAACCGCCGGTTGTTTGGCGATCTGCTAGGAGCACAATCGGATTGCCATCGGCGGGAACTTGAATAGAACCGAAAGCTACCGCTTCTGAAATCAGTTCACCCGGTTCTTTCAGTGACAACAATGTTCCTTCCAAACGGTAGCCCATGCGGTCAGAATTAGCAGAGACCGAAAAAGGCTCGGTAAAAACGCGCCGTTTGCTTTGCTCATCGAACAAGTCATATTGCCGCCCTCTTATCATGCGAATAACTGGTTCTGCAGAATAGCGGGGGGCGAGAACTTGCCAGTCGGTTTCTTTGGATATGGCTTTATAAAAGGCGGCCAGCTGTTCGGGAGGGAGCGGATTTACTTCAACTAAATCGCCCATTTTCAGAGCCCGGCCGTGAAAGCCGCCGATTTCTGCCCGCAAGTAAGTGGAGCGGCTGTTCATCACTTCAGGGACCGAAATGCCGCCAGATACAGCCAAATAGCAGCGGCAGCCTGTTTTTGGCGCACCGAAAGTCAAAGTGCTGCCTTTTTTCACCGCAATCGGCCGCCACAAATCCACTTGCTTGCCATCAATCTTTGGCGACAAATCGCCTCCGCATAAAGCGATAAATCCATCGTTATCGAATTGAACAGCAGGTCCTACCAGCGCAATTTCGAGCGTAGCCGCATTTTCGGCATTGCGCACCAACAAATTTGCTAAGCGATGTGCATACGGGTCCATGGCGCCGCTCACAATGACTCCGTATTTCTGAAAGCCGTAGCGGCCTAAATCTTGCACCGTTGTCTGAAGCCCGCTTTTAAGGATTTTCAGCATCGCGCGACCCCTCCCATGCGTGATACTCGCTTTCGGTAATTTTTTTGAAAACTATTTTATCGCCAGCGCGCAACAAGCTAGGAACCTCATCTTCCGGGCGAAACAGCCGGAGAGGGGTGCGCCCGATCAGTTGCCAACCGCCCGGAGTTTCAATAGGGTAGACGCCTGTTTGCTTACCAGCAATACCTACTGTTCTTTCCGGAATGCGCAGGCGAGGCGAATCACGCCGGGGAGCAGCTATTTTCTCAGACATACCGCCGATAAACGGGAAGCCCGGTGCAAATCCAATCATGTGGACAGAATAAGTGCCGCTTGTGTGGATGCTGATCACTTCTTCTGGCGTTAAGCCATTATGCGCTGCAACAAACTCCAGATCAGGTCCGAATTCTCCGCCGTAACATACAGGAATTTCTACCGTCCGTGATTTTAAGGCTGTGACTTCTTCTGTCTGCTGCACAAGTTCTTTTAATTCTGCTACTGCTGCAGCATACTGAGCGGCTAGCGGGTTGTAAAACACCGCGATTGTTGTAAAAGCCGGAATGGCTTCTACCATCCAATCGGGCGGCCGACTTTCAAGCAGCTGAGAAATTGTCCGAACCTTAGCCTGTACGGCTTCGCTTATTTCTTGCCCGACTTCGATGACAACCGCATGATCGCCAAGCGGGGAAAATGAGTAGTCCAAGTGCTCACCTCATTTGCGGATTATTCTGATTATAGTTTCAGTATAAGGCTTTGTTTTATCCAACGAAAGCCGCAAGGGAAATAATTTACATTAATAAAGAAAAGAAGAAAAAATTTATAAAAAAAGAAGCTGCCCAAGTGCTTGGGCAGCTTCGATACTGCTAATTACTCTTCAATATCCACTTTTTTGGTCACATCGGCACCGTTGAAGAATTCGCCTGAAATTTTTGCAACAGTACCGTCTTCAATCATTTCTTCGATTACGCGGTTGACGTTTTCAGCCAGTTCAGTGTTGTCTTTCTTCATAACGACACTGACTTCCGAAGGGCTGTATTTGATGTCCGGATGAATGACGATGTTCAATTCCGGAAATGCGGCAATCGCCAACGTCTGCAGGTAGTAATCGTTCAGAATGACATCTGTGCGGCCAATGGCTACATCGCGCAAATACGTTTCGTTTGTTGCATTGTCGTAAACCACTTCTTCAGCGCCGTATGAGCGGGCGGTCTCCATATAAACGGAAGTAGAAGCGCCGGCTGCTTTTTTGCCTTTTAAATCTTCCAACGTTTTAATGCCCGACAAATCATCTTTACGGACGATTGCTGTGCCGTAAGAATACTTGAACGGTGTCGAGAATAAGAATTTTTCTTTCCGGTCTTCGGTTACTTCTATATCATTTGCAGCCATATCCACTTGTCCGGTTTGGACAGAAGTCAGCATTTCGTCAAATCCAAGCTCAGTAAACTCAACTTCCAGTTCCAAACGTTTTCCAAGTTCTTTTACAACTTCCACTTCAAATCCTGTCAGCTCATCAGTTCCTTCTTCACGATAAGAAGTCGGGAAAAGTGTACCTGAAGTAGCGACAGTTAATTTGCCTTCTTCCTGGATTCGATCCCATTCAGTTGCTGTTTTTTCTGCAGTGTTATCGCTTTCATTTCCGCAAGCTGTTAAAAGAGCAAGTGACGCAATCCCTACTAGTAATGCACGGCTCTGTTTTTTAAATAAATTTTTCAAAATAGTACCTCCTATTTTTTAATCCTTTCAAAACATAGCATTAAGCTTGAAGGAGGGCAATGGTTTAATGGCGCTAACTATTATGTTAGAAAATTCTAATTAAAGGGGGTGGCAGGAGTAGTCACGAATAATTATACTAACAATAAAAAAATTAAAGAAGGAGTGGCAGAACGTGGAACAACTACCGAAAATCACGACTTTCCTAATGTTTTCCGGGCAAGCAGAAGAAGCCATGAATTTTTACGCGTCGCTTTTTAGCAATTCGAAAATCGAAAATTTAGTTCATCAAGAAGACGGCTCGGTCATGCAAGCTGTCCTTGTGTTAAACGGACAAGCGTATATGTGCATCGATAGCAACGTTAAACACGATTTTACTTTCACGCCGGCCATATCGCTATATGTGACCTGTGAAACCGAAGAGGAAATTGACCGTCTTTGTTTAAAATTATCTGAAGGAGGCGAAACGTTGATGCCTTTGGATAATTACGGATTCAGCCGAAAATTTGTCTGGCTTAATGACAGGTTCGGAGTTTCTTGGCAATTGAATTTGCAATAGGAAGAAAAACGCCCCTGTTCCATTATTAGAACAGGGGCGTTTTAACATAAAAGTTTTTGTTAAAAAAACAGCCAGACAAGCGCTGGTCCAAGAAATGAGCCTGCGACAGCGCAGAGCGTCATTGCGACAGAACTCATCGAACCATCTTTTGGCCCGTATTCAAAAGCCTTGGCAGTTCCAAGCCCATGCGCCGACGAGCCGAGTCCGATGCCACGTCCGATTGGAGAATCGATACGGAGCAATTTCAGCAGCCAAGAGCCGAAAATAATGCCGCTAAAACCGGCGGCCATAACCAAAACAGCTGCCAATGAAGAAATCCCGCCCATGCCCTCGGCAAGCTGCATAGCTACAGGCGTTGTCAAAGATT includes these proteins:
- a CDS encoding S8 family serine peptidase; this encodes MKKLLLSIMMIFLIFPAFSTAHANDLITTGKTVVEEKVWSALDDKAAAQVIITFRGDQKPTASQLDLINKLGIQSAVSMQSLPIVGAVATKQQVEQLAQHEDVQSVYLNEKLNYFNSDATAITGVDKAQADAAFQKQNGGFPVSGKGVGVVVNDSGVDGTHKDHELGKNLVQNVLGSTNLQGTGIVPISYTENIANTDTNSGHGTHVAGTVGGTGALSGGKYAGAAPGADLIGYGSGAALFVLDGIGGFDYAITHQREYNIRVITNSWGSSGDFDPNHPINIVSKKAYDRGIVVLFAAGNEGPGADTHNPYAKAPWVISVGAGEKDGTLADFSSRGTKGVGGTFEMDGKTWTWEDAPSLVAPGVDIVSTRTVSPITSLAAEQDAATLEPAHLPYYTTMSGTSMATPHVAGITALLLEADPTLSPDDVKNTLQQTATNMPGYETWEVGSGYVNAYAALDAVFNSNVYGATLNSTKDFNANVTTDTTREDFAVDYTVAVSNQHNFTVESGTSIVSAKANAAGLLEQTGNPVNLVLIAPDGTEFSSGVSLLFPTAYDRTVIVNSPVPGKWKLEVRGLKGNALNPIGLAFPETVKGSIAFTKTGNITGLSDISGHPAEAAIVMGIENRLFDSYASGAFKPDAKLTRAELANYLVMGAEIRQSSPKTASFTDVPETVRPFAEAVVAKGAAFRDANHSAKGVMLPKANGAFDPKGTVTKAELAYSLVQSLGLQKQAEAFNGDVTVQYKDQRVVIKDQATIPSHLKGYVQVALDLNILNATFSVTQGKYDLKPTVEAAFSPAQQMTRGDFAVAFSRHYGAFFTK
- a CDS encoding response regulator, yielding MIEVILVDDHAILRDGLKTLIGQESDMKVVGEVTGSGQLMQMLPQLDPDVIMMDINMPDMNGIELTKWVKSNYPSIKIIVLTMYKNDEYFMAAIREGADAYLLKDSPSADVISAIRTVSNGESVIPAIMTKKLLSLHQTENKSEDNALSPREMEVLLGLVEGLSNKEIADRLYISDKTVKIHVSNIFKKLDVKSRSQAIIYAVQNQLVPLL
- a CDS encoding NRAMP family divalent metal transporter codes for the protein MKNKNRSILLGAAFLMATSAIGPGFLTQTTVFTDTLLASFGFVILISVLIDIGAQSNIWRIIAVSGKRAQDIANDVLPGLGYFLAFLVALGGLAFNIGNIAGAGLGVNVLFGLSAKTGAILSCALAIGIFVVKEAGRAMDRFAQILGFVMIGLTVYVMIVSNPPYGEAVVKTFAPDTIDIFAIVTLVGGTVGGYISFAGGHRLIDAGLTGRAALPQVTRSSIYAIGIASLMRVILFLAVLGVVSQGLTLDPDNPPASVFQLAAGNIGYKIFGVVLWAAAITSVVGAAYTSVSFIRTFSPILEKYNRHIIIGFILVSTLVFVIVGQPVLILVLVGSLNGLILPIALGVMLVAAHKAKIVGDYKHPLWMTIVGVIIVIAMAWMGIYTLTNGIPQLFK
- a CDS encoding NUDIX hydrolase, which translates into the protein MEKEKIGICDEKGVSLGIAPREEVHKRGYWHETFHCWIVSKKAGKDTIHLQLRSKEKKDFPDLLDITAAGHLLAGETIEDGIREIEEELGVAVSFEELIPLGVIKDQIHQTDLLDNERCHVFLYKATENIDARYELRKEEVAGIVTVDFQRFYDLCQRLEMEILVKGFSITENGQKTAISKSISLKDLVPHSPAYLKQVADRIQQALSQ
- a CDS encoding sensor histidine kinase; the protein is MKHKPYRHYSAPLFMMAISFLGWATAAFALFNLPVIEEPFELLFLLAFIFICEYFPMPFRKGNSSLTFPVVYLTYLIYGIELVVLLYFLGVLLTTLLNKRPIRIIFFNPAQLVLSLTLAHLLRTWVTPLLDVSETAAIALSFLLFLGSFYLINNLIVDFVLLLRPEKYTLPIWLEKGRGELLSFSISLVYGFLLHFLGNQNRGDVDIFSYFFFLSPLIFLAIISSIIIRLRADKQRLKALFHFSSELNKVIPVKEWEEDIKRLISAVVSYEESFLFTRDEKGKWQLAISEGTLDLNPHQFQEFEALNQVTTLKVFNKEDLHQAPLAPYFSKTIQALVYAPLVLDNDQVGCLIMAKMRTNSFIVEDVHSIATIANQLAIFLKTQMLFSEKEQRLLLEERNRIAHDIHDGIAQILAGVIMKYDTAAKKIFSHPKDAQWLINDNNKILRAGLKEIRDSIYALRPYPTEQLGLHLAIKRKIAEVKQNGDVGINISFESQGHQSKLNLLVEKVVFSIIQESIQNCIKHAKASNLTILLRYAEDHVFLKVKDDGIGFSLYQAMTTAMKEPHYGILQMNEDADKVNATLQIESSEKEGTEIVVKIPLVGSRGGIRV
- a CDS encoding S8 family serine peptidase, whose translation is MKKKLSFVGIFYLVFSLVFFSFSTERHYVSAAEGPVVDLKLAQLLKEVSKPVEVIITFKKTDKVEKAHLLSLQNLGVKNGVVFENLPFVGALLTKDQITKLSTVDSIQSIYYNAPLQYENETSTAITGVDQVRQDSAFQAANGGFPLTGKNIGVVINDSGVDGTHKDHQLGRNLKQNVLASTNLNSTLGFAPITYLENVPNTDSTSGHGTHVAGIVGGTGAMSGGKYEGAAPGANLIGYGSGAAVAILDTIGGFDYALTHQQEYNIRVITNSWGDTSDSNTDFDPNHPINIATKKLYDRGITTVFSAGNSGPGESTISGNYKKAPWVVTVAAGDKNKKLADFSSRGVKDKGGTVVVDGQTFQWADQPTVTAPGVDIISTRVLSPLSPLSLQKDAANISPAHLPYYTTFSGTSMAAPHVAGIIALLLEAEPTLSSSEIKSLLQQSATPMDGYAAWEVGAGYVNAYQAMTLLKAPALAE